TTTAAAACTGGCTGGATAAccctgttttaaattaattttcccTAAATTATATAGAATGAAAATGATAATCACAAGTATGAATAACTACTTAttgagcaaaaaaaaaattaactagcGCGGCTCAACCAGTCATTCCTGCAGATTATGCGGCAATCCAGGTATTAAGTAGGTCGTTTACAGACATTAGTagcgattaaattattttttatattattgaaATACTGAAATGACACCATCCATTACTTCCAAAATATAAAGTTTCATTGTAAACTAAAAAACAATCGTGTCAGAAGAATCCTGGAGGCAAATGTTAATGAGATGAGCGAAaccaatattaatttattaacctaCTCATATTATGTCATGGAAGTTTAGatacttaaaatatttctttgtttCGCTATCGTAAGAGcataatcataaaatattttttattattacaataaaattgtttagtaaGGATCTTTTTCCAGTGGCTCACATATTTAAATATCAGCAGGAATTATTTAACTTGAATGTCGCTTTTTAAAAATTATCTTTAATTCAGCTATACTATGCGGTATATAGTACTAAGTATGTGGATAGATACCCAGTTTTACTCGTTTTCATTTCTACGTGTCTTTTTAGGGCACTCTTTTGAAATATCTCCTGCTGGAAATATACCCCGAAAAGAAGTTCGTTGCTCTTTCACTTGAGACTCCTTTTCAATATTTGTAATGACATTGTTATCTCTGTttcgttttaaatttttatcgGCTGGGTCGTCTCTGAGATCGATGGACGACGCGAGCGACTCGAGGGAAGTGACCGTGGACCGCTCTTGTATTTTGTTTCGAACAGAGAGGTCAAGGAAAGGCCGATTGGCAGACTCTACGACGGTGTGCACCGACGACGAGCTCTCGGTGGCCGGCAGGTCGTCCAGCGCAGCCAGCCGCATCAGCTCGCGCTGCGACTCTCGAGCTTCCACAAGGAATATGCTTTCCTGTCATTAAGTTCATTCGTCAGTTGCatacatacaaaattaaataaagcatcgctaaaaatatataacaagCAATGCAAgtgggcttattccactattccccgttaacgttaaattggaacttataatggggaataatgaactaaaaagttcattaatcctcattacgttcaaaataaaatcctaatataacggggattaatgaactttttagttcattattccccattataggcgataacggggaatagtggaataagcctgcAAGTGGATCTACGCATGGTGAAAATTAATATAAGCAGTGATAAAGTAGGTATGTTAGATTAAACAAACTTTACCTTAACTTCTTTGGTAGTATACTGGTCCAATTTGTCGTATATCACAGCATGTAAACCCATTTCCTTTAGCATCTTGATTGTATTCTTGTCGTTATTGTCATCTCCCCAACAAAATATCACGAGACCCGCATCCGTGGCTAGTTTTACCTGAAACAGTAAAGATAAGATAAAGTATACCCAATTAATATAAAGACACGGTGTAAGGGATGAGTGAgcatgaaataaaaatgttatccaGTCACCAAAATCTATTGAAGAATATATGGACGCTTTACCACACATCATCTAGTAGACCTTTGTGCGCTTTCTATAAAGGTCGAGTCGCACTCGTACCAATGAAATTAAAGTGAGGATATAGAGCGAAATATTTCTTTCATAAATTgggggtgtttggcggaagaaAGTGCTTGAAAGCGCTTATAAGCAAAATGATACTGATGTGTGAAACGACCTTTATGGTACAATTATGAGATGAGCAATCTAAACCAATCATGATTTATGATACAGTACCTGAGTAGGATCTCGGAGTAGGTCTTCTGTATGTACAACTATTCCTAAGATGTCGGAGCTAACGGCACTTTGGACAGCGGCTGGTATTGATAAACACCTGGGATCGCGATAcggttgatatttttttgttatacccTAAAAACAAAGAATATGTATAATACATAGCTTAAAGAAGTATCTCAAAAAACCCATTCAGACTAATTAATCGAAATTCATAACATAAACTTTCATTAATAGCCAATTCAGTAAAGAGGCAATATTTTATCTGTAGTGTTTTAGGCGTTTGAGAAACACGGAATCAGATAAGTTAAAAAGCAATGCTATATACTTACAACTGTCAAAAACATTACAggatatttgttttgtttaaatcGCACCATAGTACAAATATCAGGGTTGAAGCAAGAGAAGACTATTCGGCGCTGCTTGGCATTTTTTAAGACGACTTCTAAGACCTGAAACAATTAGTTTACAAATTCGGATATGagtttcgaaataaaaaaaagtagaatATGGGCCCCAGTTAAAACTCGCGCGGGTGCACGCACGCGTTTGTATCGTAAAACTCGGACGGGCGCACGCCGCGCCGGACTGCTAGACGAGATCCACCACCTCGGAACTACGTAGACAAGaataagtactaccacagaataataataagtactactgGTACTACGTACTATTCTCGGAACGGATGTCCGGAGCTCCGTGCACCTGCGCGAGTTTTAGCGTAGGCAGACCGGTCGGTGAATTCCAACTTAATATTTGCTTTGTATAATAATGAAGTTCGTACAAAGATAagataatacctaccttatctACGTAAGTATTCATATCGAAGGGATTATTCAACTCAAATGTTCCATCGTCCATCTCCATGGTCCATTTTAGTTCCACATTGAAACCGACATGTAAATCTATGTTCTTTAGAGCATCTTCCAGTGTGGGAAACGGCTGGTGCTCTTCTAAATCTTCATCAAAGAATAGTATTTCATGATTTCGGCCTTCTACAAGATGATATACCTGTAATTAGatatttagaaatattttagaaaGGTATTTACATTCTACTAGGTATACCTATAGGGTCTATTGGAATGGACCAGTAATAGTATACCATGTAAATGACATAATGATGTACATTCTGGAATATATGAATAAATTCTGGTTTTTATACGTAattcgtataaattattattgttattgtggGCTGGAAGTTgggacataaaataaaataccttaAGTTTTTGAAGGTGTTCCAAAGTCAAATCCTTCACTGGCAACTCTAGCATTTCAGTGAATTCAACTtccttttttcttttcattgaaatacatacataataatcaTGATAGATAACAGGTATCAAATCTTTACTCAGCTGAACATCAAACTCTAGCAAGTCTGCACCACTAGCAGCTGCCTTTTTTAGGGAAGCTATTGTGTTTTCACGAATAGCATTTCCTCTGAAAAGCATTATATTGTTAAGTGTAAATATACAACAGTTCTTATCAATATACAGGATGATATTCAAACAttaccaattaaaataaattatttacttactcTTTAGTTTTAAAACTAGCCCCAAGTCCACGATGCCCTACTTCCAATCCGGTCCAGGATGGATCCCAATGTTTGGTATAAGACACTTGCAAGTCACAAATTTTTTCTGCCATTGGGCGAACTATTAAATATTCAAAGTTGACTGTCCCTAGGGGCCTATGCTTTACATTGCAGGTGACAGGGAGTTCTAAGCTGCCTTCTGATAACTTAAACATGTTTGGGAGAACATATGTATAACCGACATGGCATGGTGGGTCTTCTGATGAAGCACGTGAACTGTATGAATAAAAGTCTATAAGGTAAGCTAGACCTTTAGGATCAGGAGCTACCACATTTACCAGCATTACATCATTAGGTTTGTACTCCCTTCCAAATTGTTCTTGAGGTTTTGGAATGCATACTAGAGGATCATTATCTAGTGTAGAAACATCAACGAATACACCTGTAGGCATTTCTGCTTCTGTTGTATCAGTGCTTAAAGAGTCTTCAACCTGCGGTTCAGTCCCAAAGGATAATTTTACTGGAGTAACTTTAATGTTCATGAGTCTGCCTGACAGACGAGTCTTCAACTTGAGAGGATTGTTGACAAATTTAAACTGCACCAGAGTCTGAGCAGTCAACCAGCCAGATCCAACTTTATGCCTGCCATCATAATCACCAAAAATATCAGTTGTAGGATGCAACATATTTTCACTAATAACTCTGGGGTGTATGTTAGTTTCCCAACGACGTATAGTAATATCATTTGTGTCCTCAAGCTGAATACAAACTGCATATCGATAATATACGTCACAAGTGTTAGGTATTGTAACCGTTTTCGTCCATAAGTCTGTGCCTTGCTCATGATCCATTATGACTACTCTGTTGTAGTCCCACTCACCTAGTTCTTGAGTACTGCCTGCAATACACACTTTTTCTTTGGGACCTACATCTAATACTGACACTGTGAAGATCCATTGCTGTGAAGTAACTTCTTGTACTGGTTCTGGCTCTTTTACAGACATTTTTTTCTGCACCTTAATTTTTGCTTTCTTGCGATCCTCTAAAAAAAACCAACGTTGCATTATGTCCAATGTAAATAAATGtcttaactttttttaactaaaaGAATATTATTAATGGTAAAAGGTATCCAAGCTAGACAGTAGGAACAATTTTAAAATGGCCAGTGTAGGTTTGTTTAGATGTTTATGTGGTGATATGACTGACACTGAATGTAACTGACAACTACAGTCACTACCCCTATGTGTCACCCAAACAAaggtttttcatttttatgagaGGCCAGTGAccttaaagtttaaatattaatCTATGCCAGTGACTATGTTGACAAACTTGGTTTTTTAAACAGATGCGATCAATTATGGTAGGTACCTttgtatcatcatttcagccataggacatccactgctgaacataggcctcccccaacctTTGTATAATCCTCTAAGAATTACTTACATCAGAATTATTAATGTGAAATACctattttgattttaaactcCAGGGCTCAATAATTTCTACTTAGTCCATAAAACAAAGTTCTTTgtattaacaaaacaaaaacacttaCCTAGTTACTTATACGTAGTCGTAGCtcaccatggacctataaaaaaagtccaTGTAGCTAACCATCTCATAATCACAAAAATCCTTAAAATTCCACAATAATTTTACCTAAACATTAACGTAACAAACTAAAATAACAACGTTATCACAAACTCAGACGACTCAACAGATCTCGCTGGATCAGCTGGTTGTATTGTAAGCAAAAAAGACTCAGAATCACTATCATTTTAAGCCAGGGTCATTGACGTATTCGATTCGATAAAACAATAGTGAGGTTCCATACCACATTCCATACAAATCTAAAATTAGATCAATGAACTTCAGTCAGCTGACTATCTGACGTTTAGGTTACCACTTTACcacaacacaaaaaaaaaccttaacACCGCGCATGGAAagcaaaaattaatattgttgatgcaaacaaaaatgtgtgtgaaacaatgttttttaacCAATTTTGTTGCGGTCATTTAATATGTGGTCTTTTTCTTAATCGATTACGCTAGTGCTGCCAAGCGTCCGTCGTAttatgtactagcttttgcccgcggcttcacccgcgtgaaatttaatttgtcacagatcgtcataaattatagcctattatgttaatctgggttataaaaaatcaaactgtaaaatttcatcaaaatccgttcagtagtttttgcgtgaaagagtaacaaacatccagacatctaaactttcgcatttataatattagtaggatctaAGTTTTTGTATTAGTGCAGGGTTTAATTTCGTGTATCGTTATGTTCCATGTCAGGGACATATTATAGCCGTACGTACGcacttaagtaggtattatcacagaatacataatagtagcaacagaaattgcactcctttgtgtaggatcagatgccgacattttaacggtaataataataatgcaaaatatccaacgcacatggtgcattcgaaattgcaccttactactacgctcacaagagcgcaatttttttgtgttcagaattgatctacctcacagttcaagcgtcagggttgtataagcaaagtaaaataaataaaaacttaattttaagaagcatttattgtatttacgattggtaaactttaatctagtggtgtttgtataatcgtaccatctttaaagtacctattaataaacttcagtgttgcgataattcgaaattggacaaacagttttaaaagatGTAGTGTCGGAAAAAGACACGGTGaattaaagttaatgtttatattagctaaaataatttttttgctacattttttgtcataagtatttcaaaattatttaacccttacacgcttataactaatccaaaccataaaattattttttctttagttatatctatttattttagtctaatttaacataaaagtagtacagaaaatataagtgctatgtatttcagtgtttttcagtcgGGGACACATATGTCCCTATATGCGTTAAGGTATACTTTGCCTCATAtattggaaataaaatattttgacgcttttgttgcaaaataaatacaaatcacactaaaaatacaaatgaaatttaatcaataagcataatattaatatttataataagaaatttaaaatagatagcgtcttattttacatatttttatgtttgatcctcatctcatcatagacctctttcttgaagttagacctacctaacttGACTGTTTGTTCCAAGAACAACTTTGAGtctagagtctccaaccttcaaaggagtgctgtaacacggatatttgacataattttttcgtcttgtcttatttattttgaatcccaTTCATTGAGagcctctactgaggccattgagcattgattctaggtcttccaaggtctcagccgtgACTACAATCGTTGAATCTTACTCGGGGGGACAACATCCGTGAAGCTTCGCGACATCTTCTTATCAagaataccgcagtgtctcaagaccttTGATAgaaagtctttgaccaatgtgtgttggcgGTGATGGCGTACGGAACGGAGACGTGTTCCTTCACTATGGGCCTCAtgagaaggctcaaagtcacccaaagTCTGATGAGGAGATACGCAGGAGAGCcaaagtaacagacatagcccgcagaaatGTCAAACTTTCGCGGCAGTGGGAAGGGCACTTAGCTCGCAGAAGTGAGGGCAGCAAATTTCTCAAGTAGTGCCCACGGATGGGAAGACGCAGTGTAGCAAACCTCATGTTCCTGTGCTTCTCGTATCGTATACATTCATGTATTACGAGTAGCAAAGAaacgatcgttgtggaaatccttaggggaggcctctgtccagcagtagacgccCTTTTATCCAGGAGGAAACCATCCTCATTGTCGGTATCATCAGTCATCATGACTTTATGACTTCCAAAATTTCGTCTTTCTTGAGCGAATTTTTTTATGTCGATTTAAAGAcaaatgatttacaaaaaaatgtatgaatattataataaaacatcgatataaacatacaaattatgaCAACGCAAACAATATCCCTAGTAAGAACCAAGTTTCCCTTGACGCATATAGGGACACCCGTGTCCCAAttagatttttacataattttcctAACTCGTTCGAAGATAAACGAAAATATGCAATGAAACGATAATTATACTTACCATTGAATGTAAAATTGGAAGAAACACAGTGGCTGAAAGCcgataagtaataaaaaaataattttcaattttgacgtctaacgaatttttttttcacatgttgtgccagtatttttttacatatgtaatcgagttttttattatttctagcgcataatcataaaaggtaataataaaatttaagaatattaaactacaaaTGGTTTAACTTAACCAGTATTACTGTAAATCGTGAAAACTATGTGGGGACAAATGTGTCCCATATGCGTGAAAGGGttaaaaaatgtagtttttttaaattattcaaattactacagttaattattattcctaaattttacgattttccattaaagaaggataacagtgctgttggaacaataaataatacacaggcgcgtggcggcggcggcggccctgactgatttgcaacttgaagttgtcgcgcgctgtaggtaattatctcggccggccagtagcggcgtaaggggggggcggtgggggcggtccgccccgggtgccaagcatcagggggtgacaaaagtcgcgaaaattagtactcactggcatatctgcatggcaaatctgcggtctatgtcatgatacgggggggggggggggggggggggggtgcgattatctttcaatcttcgaatcggggttatgatcgccccgggtgccaccccatgctacgccgccactgcggccggcataggcgagtgacggaggcctggtattattctgtgcttaaaCACGAAAAAATATGCAGGCTTCTTTCCCATTGATCCAGTGCGTATTTTTTTGTATCATTTGTTGGGAGTCCGATCTAAAATAGATCAAGGGgccattttcataaaaaaaatgcaaaattatagaacttcctagtcacagatatggatagatgcagcatgtgtcaaaaattgtatgaagccgagcgtgccactttttaaacgtcattagtgtcattttagcgaattttagtgattgccgcaatgtaaaaataatcgtatcatcgtactgcattcgcaaagtcatcgaaatatatcgtgtgactcgattcgacaaTTAATGAATTCCGATAAAACcagggccggatctacctatgggctgattgggctgcagcccagggccccggggttacaaggggcccccagatcccgctaaaaagtaggccataatttgaagaaaaaaaaattgttgtcTGTAAAGTCGGTTTACAACGTTGACAACGtcataagaaaatattgattaaaaacgtttcatatatttttggtccaaaatcaaaagtgccggccaacaaaaaaaagtgctgtatactgacagaatacgtctgccttaacattgttactatggcaccaaagctgtagcaccactgtgcgtcgaattattattatttctttttattgtttgtaggtaCTCATGGTGCATTTTTTTGGGTATGCAGTGTATATGAACGACAATAAGTACATCGTGttaacaaaaacatattaaaaacgCCATGTTTCGGCAAGATACTtcatttgtaaatagtttaatcgtaaatgttaaaaagacatacttttagaactcaaatactacgatgcacagtggtgctacagctttggtgccatagtaacaaatgctaaggtggacgtgttctatcagaatacagcacttttattttttggccggcacttttgattttggaccaaaatggatgatgtcctttttgagatatttttttcttccaattacttcttgtaaagaaaacgtaataacttttaaactaagaggtatatcctgataaaataaaaacagtaataatgctaaataacaggcgatactaaaaaaatacataaaatactcagaaaatggcaacaaataataaaaaaatgatacattttgagaaaaatctgcattttaattcgtgtttttttggttatttgataaatttctccaaataatgccccATAACAggttgtttttattactttgtgttattctttatcgtattacctttgtaaaactaaaaatcgcatgtctctatccctatcacaacgtttgcaatgatcgtttgaactaagcctctccgggcgcgccattcaacgcttcgttaacaacgaaactgaaagtggctctagatttgtaattttgataaaaacaagttacatttcaaataaaaacaaaagatttcgaagtaaaataagcattttagttaaaattaaaattgtctctacctgtagcggagaataatgtggtggcaggcctttgttcaaacgatcatagcaaatgttgtgatagggatagaggcttccgatttttggttttacaaaattaatacgatagagaataatacaaagtaataaaaaccacctgttatgggggcattttttggagaaatttattaaataaccaaaaaaaacacgaatttaaaagcaaattttttttaaaacgtataattttttattatttgttggcattttctggatatacctcttagtttaaaagttattacgttttcattacaagaagtaattggcagaaaatctcaaaaaattattgagctcttttttgtcgataagaataggtctagtttcacctattttcatatgtgcactttatcgtgactcacactgtatgtataagaataatattatatcattatAGAAACAGTTTTTTGGCATGGCTATTAGTTGAGTACTAAGATAGGCCCCCAAGTAgtttcagcccagggccccacaaattcacgatccggccctggataaaactgatattttgttatttatagctagtctaactgtggattaaaataaattctatattattaattttcttattagtttgcaaataatatttttattgtgagtataatatcaaagtaatgatcgttattccattatgttaaatagtactactagtaattcatacttaatttcatacttttaaatatcctagtacCTGACcttgtttcataaaataaagactaactcaagctttttatttttaataaatgtaaaaatgcgtagttttgccaatacgtttagtttcataaagctaagtcaggttcctagttttgaagatatttctaaacgacttaatttaaatgattttCTGTGGGGGCGGTTGATCAAacttaatgttttttaaaggaattaaaaatattgctattaataaaataatgcaaaaccTTACTGATAATGTGACATTTGGTTAATGAAGGATTGGTGttaaattttgtgattttatcattatttctCTGATAACTATTtccgatattttttatttcctgtattaaaacaatgctactttatacttcttctactgctactttattctaatttaattatttttaacttgtgctgttaattaaaattctcaatccgttaataatttcttctttctaccgtgttcgtactactgttctcgtaaaatcatcgtatccgattgttgtaatcggaatACAATTAACAACGTGAACATCACTCGagcatgtatgtccatttggacatatcggaatggcacgctttgacgagcaacttgctgtatctactctaatccatatctgtgttcCTAGTCCTAGACAGACAGATGTTTACATTGTCTGGCACTAGGATAGGACCCCagtatttaatttgattatgtCCGCGTCAGGTAACGGCAGGCAgtattattacctacctacacatGCTCTGTGAACGGCGCGCGGCGGTAGCAAGGCGGTAGCTTTAATACGCCCCTGTCTCATCTGTGAATATGCCCCTGCCCAAATTGCGTCTCgcccatgaagctaaagataaaaatggagggcagagttggaacaaaaacttgagtcaaatacctacttatatctatctcgctctctgcggccctacctctctttttagtgtgaactgtagtattgctatcttctgatttaaatctccttgtaaattcttcgaaatagccaattcactaaccaaatcagaagttaaacaaataaacaattaatatttgaaactaagattacctagttaaataaaaaatcacaaaattgtcggccatttaggcttaatgtgttggcgaatcagggaattacaatcccaattcctgggtaatcggtaccatgtggcaacatcggcccaatccggcccatcatggcggttgtttactattttgtttatttagcagttaatttcgtttgagattgtttacaggaaataatcattgttttatcacaagaattggtgcaaaattttgtagtgcgtggttgcggtagtacgtggtgtcgtggaagtgacataagattccacgcgtaagtgtttatttcgtgatttccgacattggatcattgtaaacatttttcacattttttacagtaatttcttcctaaaacgttttactatttattacacttatcatttttaatgatacctatgtcaagaaataaagattttacattggtttcattgaatttgagcaattttatattttttgtttatttagaaagagcgagtctgcccacagagagcgagacagtgatacttagtttgtgcttcaagtaggtattcggagtgtggcctccatttttatctgtagcttcatggtctCGCCCACACTCGCCATTGACACCATACTCACTCTTGTACTATTTACTCTCACTAGATGGCGTGACGCGTCATTTCTTTTTATTACCTATTCCCCTATTCGTAATTTTCTGTTAGTTGGGAGGTGTTATAATGACTAGCAGTGAACGGTTCCCAGGTTCGATTTTGGGGctgtatttaaattatgtaattatattgtttttacattttaccGTACAgtatgtacagtcgacaacacatcaatCAACCTATGAACGCATAGGAAAGCGTTTCAATTTTTATGTGGTGATTAAAATAGGATTATGATAATATTAGGTTGAAAGAttccataaaaaatttaaacaactccgtttattttcatttttatataaacaGTACATAGCTTCCTACCTACTCACTTATActacaatattatgtatttacatattaattatttacattaaacaGTCTTTTCGAGTATCTAACCCTACTTTACACCTTTAAGTTACCAACGTTCATAAACTCAACATTCTTtgagaaaaacaaatattttattttccttcTATTACAACATAATATCAtgcttattttagtattttttttacttaataagGGCAATTAACCCCAGGATGTAAAAATGAACAATTGTCACCTTGCCGACAAGAACCTTTTCGTTGGAAATATATACAAACAGCCTTGCGTCCTCCCCGAACATGACCACCTCTACCCCTTTGTGTACCATCCCAGTTTCCAGAGTTTTTTCCTCGCCAATGCCCACCAGCCCCGCGACCACGCATTGCTCCTCGGAAATTGCCGGGACTGGGGAAACCTTCAGGGCCTGGGGGCCCTTGAGCTCCTGCCATGTTAAAGTCCATCGGAAACATATTTTGTTGCATATTAAATCCCTCTGGCGGAACAGGAAACATCTGGTTTGGACCACCGAACATCTCTGGACCCATCATCATATTTTCAGTTGGCATCATCATTCCAGGAGG
This genomic interval from Ostrinia nubilalis chromosome 3, ilOstNubi1.1, whole genome shotgun sequence contains the following:
- the LOC135087890 gene encoding glycerophosphocholine phosphodiesterase GPCPD1-like isoform X2, with product MSVKEPEPVQEVTSQQWIFTVSVLDVGPKEKVCIAGSTQELGEWDYNRVVIMDHEQGTDLWTKTVTIPNTCDVYYRYAVCIQLEDTNDITIRRWETNIHPRVISENMLHPTTDIFGDYDGRHKVGSGWLTAQTLVQFKFVNNPLKLKTRLSGRLMNIKVTPVKLSFGTEPQVEDSLSTDTTEAEMPTGVFVDVSTLDNDPLVCIPKPQEQFGREYKPNDVMLVNVVAPDPKGLAYLIDFYSYSSRASSEDPPCHVGYTYVLPNMFKLSEGSLELPVTCNVKHRPLGTVNFEYLIVRPMAEKICDLQVSYTKHWDPSWTGLEVGHRGLGASFKTKEGNAIRENTIASLKKAAASGADLLEFDVQLSKDLIPVIYHDYYVCISMKRKKEVEFTEMLELPVKDLTLEHLQKLKVYHLVEGRNHEILFFDEDLEEHQPFPTLEDALKNIDLHVGFNVELKWTMEMDDGTFELNNPFDMNTYVDKVLEVVLKNAKQRRIVFSCFNPDICTMVRFKQNKYPVMFLTVGITKKYQPYRDPRCLSIPAAVQSAVSSDILGIVVHTEDLLRDPTQVKLATDAGLVIFCWGDDNNDKNTIKMLKEMGLHAVIYDKLDQYTTKEVKESIFLVEARESQRELMRLAALDDLPATESSSSVHTVVESANRPFLDLSVRNKIQERSTVTSLESLASSIDLRDDPADKNLKRNRDNNVITNIEKESQVKEQRTSFRGIFPAGDISKECPKKTRRNENE
- the LOC135087890 gene encoding glycerophosphocholine phosphodiesterase GPCPD1-like isoform X1, whose product is MQRWFFLEDRKKAKIKVQKKMSVKEPEPVQEVTSQQWIFTVSVLDVGPKEKVCIAGSTQELGEWDYNRVVIMDHEQGTDLWTKTVTIPNTCDVYYRYAVCIQLEDTNDITIRRWETNIHPRVISENMLHPTTDIFGDYDGRHKVGSGWLTAQTLVQFKFVNNPLKLKTRLSGRLMNIKVTPVKLSFGTEPQVEDSLSTDTTEAEMPTGVFVDVSTLDNDPLVCIPKPQEQFGREYKPNDVMLVNVVAPDPKGLAYLIDFYSYSSRASSEDPPCHVGYTYVLPNMFKLSEGSLELPVTCNVKHRPLGTVNFEYLIVRPMAEKICDLQVSYTKHWDPSWTGLEVGHRGLGASFKTKEGNAIRENTIASLKKAAASGADLLEFDVQLSKDLIPVIYHDYYVCISMKRKKEVEFTEMLELPVKDLTLEHLQKLKVYHLVEGRNHEILFFDEDLEEHQPFPTLEDALKNIDLHVGFNVELKWTMEMDDGTFELNNPFDMNTYVDKVLEVVLKNAKQRRIVFSCFNPDICTMVRFKQNKYPVMFLTVGITKKYQPYRDPRCLSIPAAVQSAVSSDILGIVVHTEDLLRDPTQVKLATDAGLVIFCWGDDNNDKNTIKMLKEMGLHAVIYDKLDQYTTKEVKESIFLVEARESQRELMRLAALDDLPATESSSSVHTVVESANRPFLDLSVRNKIQERSTVTSLESLASSIDLRDDPADKNLKRNRDNNVITNIEKESQVKEQRTSFRGIFPAGDISKECPKKTRRNENE